The proteins below come from a single Cottoperca gobio chromosome 11, fCotGob3.1, whole genome shotgun sequence genomic window:
- the azin1b gene encoding antizyme inhibitor 1b, whose amino-acid sequence MKGLADKPSYIIELLEGGVTLEDVIDGHICERALVEKSAFVVGDLGALMRQHVCWQSAVPQLQPYYPVRCNSSPAVIEVLASLGLGFVCANKTEVSLVLEHGVPPESIILSGVCKQLAHIKHAAKNNIQHLVCENEAELSKISRLHPSAKLLLQLTTEAHAAETSMAFGFSLKSCRHLLEAAKDLGVQVVGVTFHIPSSCPDLQQAYTHALSDARCVFDMGVDLGFNMNILDIGGGFTGSEFQLKLVECAVRPLLDAYFPPLSGVQVLAQPGSFYVASAFSLAVNVIGKKVVTRYWDSLAQGVNNEDTEFLYYMNEGVYGPFSRKLLGKSIAAPSVHKHVLCAEAGVYPSSLWGPSLDQLDQVVERCLLPQLSVGDWLCFSNMGVCGLEEFSGLSSFPQLPVYYTVSTGDWYEMQEAGVTLDSDMKNFSMVQYSV is encoded by the exons ATGAAAGGACTCGCTGACAAACCCAGCTACATCATTGAGCTCCTGGAGGGAGGAGTGACCCTTGAAGATGTCATTGATGGACACATCTGCGAGCGGGCTCTG GTGGAGAAGAGTGCGTTTGTGGTGGGTGACCTCGGTGCCCTGATGCGGCAGCATGTGTGCTGGCAGAGCGCAGTGCCACAGCTACAGCCATACTACCCAGTCAGGTGCAACAGCAGCCCTGCAGTCATCGAGGTGCTGGCCTCCTTGGGCCTGGGCTTTGTTTGTGCCAACAAG ACTGAAGTGAGCCTGGTGCTGGAGCACGGCGTGCCACCAGAAAGCATCATTTTATCAGGCGTTTGCAAGCAGCTGGCTCACATCAAGCACGCTGCCAAAAACAACATCCAGCATCTTGTGTGCGAAAATGAAGCAGAGTTGTCCAAGATTTCCCGCCTGCACCCAAGTGCAAA GTTGCTGCTGCAGTTGACCACCGAGGCACATGCAGCTGAGACCAGCATGGCCTTTGGCTTCTCTCTGAAGAGCTGCCGACACCTGCTGGAAGCAGCCAAGGACCTTGGAGTCCAGGTGGTTGGAGTGACCTTCCACATCCCCAGCTCCTGCCCAGACTTGCAGCAGGCCTACACCCATGCTCTGTCAGATGCTCGCTGTGTGTTTGACATGGGG GTGGATCTGGGCTTTAACATGAACATCCTGGACATTGGTGGAGGATTTACTGGCTCAGAGTTTCAGCTCAAACTG gttgaGTGTGCAGTCAGGCCGCTGCTGGATGCTTACTTCCCCCCACTGTCCGGAGTGCAAGTGTTGGCCCAGCCAGGCAGCTTCTACGTGGCCTCTGCTTTCAGCCTGGCTGTCAACGTGATCGGCAAAAAGGTGGTGACCCGCTACTGGGACAGCCTCGCTCAAG GTGTGAACAATGAAGATACCGAGTTCCTGTACTACATGAATGAGGGTGTTTATGGCCCATTCAGTCGCAAGCTGCTGGGAAAGTCCATCGCTGCCCCGTCAGTGCACAAG CATGTGCTGTGTGCTGAGGCGGGAGTGTATCCCAGCAGCCTGTGGGGGCCGTCACTGGACCAGCTGGACCAGGTGGTGGAGCGCTGCCTGCTGCCTCAGCTCAGTGTGGGAGACTGGCTTTGCTTCTCCAACATGGGAGTGTGTGGCCTGGAGGAGTTCAGCGGCCTCTCCAGCTTCCCCCAGCTGCCCGTCTACTACACTGTCTCCACCGGTGATTG GTACGAAATGCAAGAGGCCGGTGTGACACTGGACAGTGACATGAAGAATTTCTCCATGGTCCAGTACAGTGTGTAA
- the atp6v1c1b gene encoding V-type proton ATPase subunit C 1-B, protein MTEFWLISAPGEKTCQQTWDKLMVATTRTNNLSVNNKFNIPDLKVGTLDVLVGLSDELAKLDTFVESVVKKVAQYMADVLEDSRDKVQENLLANGVDLVTYITRFQWDMAKYPIKQSLKNISEIIAKQASQIDNDLKARASAYNNLKGNLQNLERKNAGSLLTRSLADIAKKEDFVLDSEYLITMLVVVPKTGYTDWQKTYETLSEMVVPRSTKLLFEDHDSGLFSVTLFRKAIDDFKHKARENKFTVRDFQYNEEEMKADKEEMTRLSTDKKKQFGPLVRWLKVNFSEAFIAWIHIKALRVFVESVLRYGLPVNFQAMLLQPTKKNMKKLREVLNDLYKHLDSSAAIIDAAMDIPGLNLSQQEYYPYVYYKIDCNLLDFKV, encoded by the exons ATGACAGAATTCTGGTTGATCTCCGCTCCAGGGGAGAAGACGTGCCAGCAGACCTGGGACAAGTTGATGGTGGCCACTACACGCACCAACAACCTCTCTGTTAACAACAAGTTCAACATCCCTGATCTCAAG GTGGGAACACTAGATGTCTTAGTGGGTCTGTCAGATGAACTGGCTAAACTAGACACTTTTGTGGAAAG tgtggtGAAGAAGGTCGCTCAGTACATGGCCGATGTCTTGGAGGACAGCCGAGACAAAGTGCAGGAGAACCTGCTTGCTAATGGAG TTGACCTGGTCACCTATATCACCAGATTTCAGTGGGACATGGCGAAGTATCCAATCAAACAGTCTCTGAAAAACATCTCTGAGATCATCGCCAAG cAAGCGTCTCAGATAGACAACGACCTGAAGGCTAGAGCTTCAGCCTACAACAACCTGAAGGGAAACCTGCAAAACCTGGAGAGAAAGAATGC GGGGAGCTTGTTGACCAGGAGTTTGGCTGACATAGCGAAGAAAGAGGACTTTGTACTGGACTCGGAGTACCTGATTACCATGCTGGTGGTTGTCCcaaa GACAGGCTACACTGACTGGCAGAAGACGTATGAAACCCTGTCAGAAATGGTTGTGCCACGCTCCACAAA GCTGCTGTTTGAAGATCACGACAGCGGTCTGTTCAGTGTCACTCTCTTCAGGAAGGCTATAGATGACTTCAAGCACAAGGCCAGGGAAAACAA GTTTACGGTGCGGGATTTCCAGTACaatgaggaggagatgaaggctGACAAAGAAGAGATGACACGTTTGTCCACTGACAAGAAAAAACAGTTT GGGCCTTTGGTACGATGGCTGAAAGTGAATTTCAGCGAAGCCTTCATCGCGTGGATTCACATAAAAGCCctgcgtgtgtttgtggagTCAGTATTAAG ATATGGGCTGCCGGTGAACTTCCAGGCCATGCTGCTGCAGCCAACCAAGAAGAACATGAAGAAGCTGAGAGAGGTGCTCAACGACTTGTACAAACACCTGGACAGCAGCGCTGCCATCATTGAT GCTGCTATGGACATTCCAGGGCTGAACTTGAGCCAGCAGGAGTACTACCCCTATGTTTACTACAAGATCGACTGCAACCTGCTTGACTTCAAAGTCTAG